A region of Paenibacillus sp. 37 DNA encodes the following proteins:
- a CDS encoding YugN family protein, with the protein MIFENTGLDGLKSDLAYLDESAEKVGFVRWQWEYYRATYDYKIEDEQTNSEYFVRINTRAVEGKLEKPDTVLAVEAVYLGKATFPHGLDYDSSVPQPVVKLAAQKLQQLKELLEA; encoded by the coding sequence ATGATTTTTGAGAATACAGGCTTGGATGGCTTGAAGAGCGACTTGGCATACCTGGATGAGAGCGCCGAGAAAGTCGGATTTGTCCGGTGGCAATGGGAATATTACCGTGCTACATATGACTACAAAATTGAAGATGAACAAACCAACTCAGAATACTTTGTACGCATTAATACCCGCGCTGTGGAAGGCAAATTGGAAAAACCGGATACCGTTCTTGCTGTGGAAGCAGTATACCTCGGCAAAGCCACTTTCCCTCACGGCCTGGATTATGACTCTTCCGTTCCGCAACCAGTCGTGAAGCTGGCAGCCCAAAAATTACAGCAGCTCAAAGAACTGCTGGAAGCATAG
- a CDS encoding M20 family metallopeptidase — MTNNIWWEDLQIHMVEWRRHLHRNPEVSFHEEKTSSFVADMLESFGVEVRRHVGGHGVIGTLRGDKPGPVVMLRADMDALPIQDEKNIEYASQQAGAMHACGHDGHISILLGTALYFSRHKQEIQGEIRFLFQPAEELLPGGAVQVIADGALEGVDVIYGIHLWTPLPVGVVASKAGPMMAAADDFYIEIKGKGGHGGMPQSTIDSLIAGSALVMQLQTVVSRSVDPLQPAVLTIGTMQAGSAQNVIAEQCRMSGTVRTFDEETRNGMKERVLTMVAQTGAAYGAETQVKYIMGYPPVVNDEQETARFFREATELFGAERVQASPMLMPAEDFAYYLQKVPGCFMFVGAGNPDKNAIYPHHHPMFDFDEDAMQTAVRLFIAMVKGYTVE, encoded by the coding sequence ATGACTAATAATATATGGTGGGAAGATCTGCAGATCCACATGGTGGAATGGCGGCGTCACCTTCATCGCAATCCAGAGGTTTCCTTTCATGAGGAGAAGACATCTTCTTTTGTAGCGGATATGTTGGAGAGTTTTGGCGTGGAAGTGAGGCGTCATGTTGGTGGTCACGGGGTCATCGGTACCCTTCGTGGGGACAAGCCGGGTCCTGTCGTCATGCTGCGAGCTGATATGGACGCACTTCCAATTCAGGATGAGAAGAATATCGAGTATGCATCACAACAAGCAGGAGCGATGCATGCATGTGGCCACGATGGTCATATCTCAATCTTGCTCGGTACGGCATTGTATTTCAGCCGTCACAAGCAGGAGATCCAAGGCGAGATTCGCTTTTTGTTCCAGCCAGCAGAAGAACTGCTTCCGGGCGGCGCAGTTCAGGTCATTGCGGATGGTGCGCTTGAAGGTGTCGATGTCATATATGGCATTCATCTTTGGACCCCGCTACCTGTAGGTGTTGTTGCCAGTAAAGCAGGACCGATGATGGCGGCGGCTGACGATTTTTACATTGAGATCAAAGGCAAAGGTGGACATGGCGGGATGCCACAATCCACGATAGATAGTCTTATCGCGGGTTCTGCACTTGTGATGCAGCTTCAGACCGTTGTCAGTCGTTCGGTTGATCCATTGCAACCCGCGGTGCTGACCATTGGTACAATGCAGGCGGGTTCGGCTCAGAATGTAATTGCAGAGCAATGCAGAATGAGCGGTACGGTAAGAACGTTTGATGAAGAGACCCGAAACGGGATGAAAGAGCGCGTGCTTACCATGGTAGCCCAGACAGGGGCAGCTTATGGGGCAGAGACGCAAGTGAAATATATTATGGGATATCCGCCTGTGGTGAACGATGAACAGGAGACAGCGCGTTTCTTCAGAGAAGCTACAGAATTATTTGGGGCAGAACGAGTGCAAGCTTCCCCGATGCTGATGCCAGCGGAAGATTTTGCGTATTATCTGCAGAAGGTTCCAGGGTGCTTTATGTTTGTTGGAGCAGGTAACCCGGATAAAAATGCGATCTATCCGCATCATCATCCGATGTTTGATTTTGATGAAGATGCAATGCAGACTGCCGTGAGATTATTTATCGCCATGGTTAAGGGTTACACAGTCGAATGA
- a CDS encoding DNA repair helicase XPB — MEGTEHMVRTDACIVQRDFTVLLEIGHPGFEKAREQIGMYSELVKTPAAFHTYRITPLSLWNAAALGWNADQVIASLELVSRWNVPAALIQDVRRIMDQYGKLKLHSEADHTRMRLYSEDERLLDELSGLKTIAAFRMERKDAHELLLPGEQRGLLKRELTRLGYPVLDYVGYREGTKLSFQWRTNDPGDHSERFALRSYQREAVDAFEGSEGMGGSGLLVLPCGAGKTVIGMAVLERLQCECLILTSNTTSVRQWIQEIQDKTTITSEQIGEYSGQKKQVKPVTVATYQILTHRKSKDADFTHIKLLSERQWGLIIYDEVHLLPAPVFRATADIQATRRLGLTATLVREDGCEQDVFSLIGPKLYDMPWKQLEQQGWIADVQCQEIRIPFSPELRSNYLQAEVKHQFRLAAENPAKVRVVKRLLERHQGLPALVIGQYLDQLELIAREIEAPLISGTMSQQERIKWFAAFRRGEIKTIVVSKVANFAVDLPDAAVALEISGSFGSRQEEAQRLGRILRPKAGENKAYFYALVSEDSKEQEFALNRQMFLVEQGYEYAIVHENE; from the coding sequence ATGGAAGGAACAGAACATATGGTAAGGACAGATGCTTGCATAGTTCAGCGAGATTTTACAGTATTGCTGGAAATTGGCCACCCCGGATTCGAAAAAGCAAGAGAGCAGATTGGGATGTATTCAGAACTGGTTAAGACACCGGCAGCGTTTCATACCTACCGAATCACTCCGTTATCGCTCTGGAATGCAGCAGCGTTGGGATGGAATGCAGATCAGGTTATCGCAAGTCTGGAGCTGGTATCCCGCTGGAACGTGCCTGCTGCACTCATACAGGATGTGCGGAGAATCATGGATCAGTATGGGAAATTAAAGCTGCATTCCGAAGCAGATCACACCAGAATGCGTCTTTACAGTGAGGATGAGCGGTTGCTGGATGAATTAAGTGGATTGAAAACGATAGCTGCCTTTCGCATGGAACGCAAGGACGCTCATGAACTTCTGCTCCCAGGAGAACAGCGAGGGTTATTGAAAAGAGAATTAACACGATTGGGTTACCCCGTACTTGATTACGTGGGGTATCGGGAGGGAACCAAGCTTTCATTCCAATGGCGAACCAATGATCCAGGGGACCACTCTGAGCGATTTGCGCTGCGTTCTTACCAGAGAGAGGCTGTGGATGCATTCGAAGGCAGTGAGGGCATGGGAGGAAGTGGTTTACTCGTACTTCCTTGCGGGGCAGGCAAAACGGTCATTGGCATGGCCGTGCTGGAGCGGCTTCAATGTGAATGCCTTATTTTGACGTCCAATACTACGTCTGTACGACAGTGGATTCAGGAAATTCAAGACAAAACCACGATTACCAGCGAACAGATTGGTGAGTATTCAGGTCAGAAAAAACAGGTGAAACCTGTGACTGTAGCTACATATCAGATTCTTACACACCGGAAATCAAAGGATGCTGATTTTACCCACATCAAACTGCTCAGTGAGCGGCAATGGGGGCTGATCATATATGATGAAGTACATTTGCTGCCAGCACCAGTGTTTCGTGCAACTGCGGATATTCAAGCTACACGAAGACTGGGATTAACGGCTACATTGGTCCGAGAGGATGGCTGTGAACAGGATGTTTTCTCGCTGATTGGTCCAAAGCTCTATGATATGCCGTGGAAACAACTGGAGCAGCAAGGGTGGATTGCCGATGTACAATGTCAGGAGATACGTATCCCATTTTCTCCTGAACTAAGATCAAATTATCTGCAAGCCGAGGTTAAGCACCAATTCCGATTGGCTGCCGAGAATCCGGCGAAGGTACGTGTAGTCAAGCGTTTGCTGGAACGTCATCAGGGTTTACCTGCGCTAGTGATTGGACAATATCTGGATCAACTTGAGTTGATTGCCCGGGAAATTGAAGCACCTCTGATCTCGGGAACCATGTCACAGCAAGAGCGAATCAAATGGTTTGCCGCTTTTCGACGAGGAGAGATTAAAACGATTGTGGTATCCAAGGTTGCCAATTTTGCTGTGGATCTGCCCGATGCTGCTGTTGCGCTTGAGATATCCGGGAGTTTCGGGTCAAGGCAGGAAGAGGCACAGCGTCTGGGGAGAATTCTGAGGCCGAAAGCTGGAGAAAACAAAGCATATTTCTATGCGTTGGTATCAGAGGATAGTAAGGAACAGGAGTTTGCATTAAACCGTCAGATGTTCTTGGTGGAGCAGGGATATGAATATGCTATCGTTCATGAGAACGAATAG
- a CDS encoding helicase-associated domain-containing protein, producing MSSFEPIDEPVVLNLDSWSKLTVVEQKVLGAIFHKHAGQPFSSLLPREQWAIEGLSVAEAKSSFANLRQQRWIESVYKSWGERLFYIPASLMDTLTIAYAQRVGITVKQMAQHAHVLQEGKPDIAAELLHLIAWIEREGLPLTGKGTIHKKSVQKLSVITVLSSTDFEGLSIKYGHSDLYPTHVAILLDLLLSLNLVQKSDGQIQIVDHRLQTWLQLSWRQMHREIYQACMERYGEAEPALQQFRYQLAVFAPEKNIWCRIENSELKPRVRGWLYALAGWGYGEVGEDQSGDLAFRWLIEPQSLLYREQEMVSEAEPCGFYMQPDFEMLVPPEAGPDVIWILEQCAERVTRDRMSIYRMTRERFISALARGSDLHEVIEFLEQYALTGIPENVRIALADWRKETDAAPLTVIRSMKVMEANTGSADDPKLLEKDMLSGVYSSFYTPNNLGLVDVPASLRGLERDHSVIEKKFSLLGFEEIPETWYKEWRRYHSSTARQIAAKAIEWQTKLGIQQENRTQYLIPHQVEGHEHWTLSGWCMLDSSENTSETEWRTFSPSEWDTMRLILPDDVIT from the coding sequence ATGTCTTCATTTGAACCAATAGATGAGCCGGTGGTACTGAACCTTGATTCATGGTCAAAGCTGACTGTGGTGGAACAAAAAGTGCTTGGTGCAATTTTTCACAAACATGCCGGTCAGCCTTTTTCCTCCCTCCTGCCGCGAGAACAGTGGGCCATCGAAGGACTAAGTGTCGCAGAAGCCAAATCTTCATTTGCCAACCTTAGGCAGCAAAGATGGATTGAGTCTGTATATAAGAGTTGGGGAGAGCGATTATTTTATATTCCTGCTTCGTTGATGGACACATTGACGATTGCTTACGCACAAAGAGTGGGTATAACGGTTAAACAGATGGCACAGCATGCTCATGTATTACAGGAAGGAAAGCCGGATATTGCTGCGGAGCTGCTTCATCTGATCGCGTGGATCGAAAGAGAAGGACTTCCTTTGACAGGGAAGGGCACTATACATAAGAAAAGTGTTCAAAAATTAAGTGTGATCACGGTATTATCTTCGACAGACTTTGAAGGTTTGAGCATCAAATATGGACATTCGGATTTGTATCCGACCCACGTAGCAATCCTTCTCGATCTACTGCTCAGTCTGAATCTCGTTCAGAAGTCAGATGGCCAAATTCAGATTGTAGATCATCGATTACAAACATGGTTGCAGCTCTCGTGGAGACAGATGCATCGGGAAATATATCAAGCGTGTATGGAAAGATACGGAGAAGCTGAACCCGCTTTGCAGCAATTCCGTTATCAATTGGCAGTGTTTGCTCCAGAAAAAAATATATGGTGCCGTATAGAGAATTCGGAATTGAAACCACGAGTCAGGGGCTGGCTCTACGCACTAGCTGGCTGGGGGTATGGTGAAGTAGGTGAAGATCAGTCGGGAGATCTGGCATTCCGCTGGCTGATCGAACCGCAGAGCCTGTTATATCGAGAACAAGAGATGGTAAGTGAAGCGGAGCCGTGTGGATTTTACATGCAGCCTGATTTCGAAATGTTGGTGCCGCCCGAAGCAGGGCCTGATGTGATCTGGATTCTGGAGCAATGCGCAGAGAGGGTGACGCGTGATCGAATGTCCATATACCGTATGACAAGAGAACGATTCATTTCGGCCTTAGCCAGAGGGTCTGATTTACATGAAGTGATAGAGTTTCTGGAACAATATGCGCTGACAGGCATACCAGAGAATGTGCGTATTGCATTAGCAGATTGGAGAAAGGAGACCGATGCTGCACCGTTGACAGTAATTCGGAGTATGAAGGTAATGGAGGCAAATACAGGCTCTGCAGATGATCCGAAGTTATTAGAAAAAGATATGTTGAGTGGTGTATATTCTTCTTTCTACACTCCCAATAATCTAGGTCTGGTTGATGTCCCTGCTTCTCTGCGTGGGTTGGAGCGTGATCATTCTGTCATTGAGAAGAAGTTCTCTCTGTTGGGGTTTGAGGAGATACCGGAGACCTGGTACAAGGAGTGGCGTCGATATCATAGTTCAACCGCCCGACAGATTGCTGCCAAAGCCATTGAGTGGCAGACCAAGCTGGGTATACAACAGGAAAATCGTACGCAATACCTCATTCCACATCAGGTAGAGGGTCATGAACACTGGACTTTAAGCGGTTGGTGCATGCTGGATTCAAGTGAAAATACATCAGAGACAGAATGGCGTACATTCTCCCCGTCAGAGTGGGATACAATGCGTCTTATCCTGCCAGATGATGTCATAACCTGA
- a CDS encoding selenium metabolism-associated LysR family transcriptional regulator encodes MNFHQLHIFYTVAEKGSFSAAAQALHMTQPAVTMQIQSLEDYFGTKLLHRSTKKIELSEAGRTLLPHAKRSVELVRQTDEAMSAFTQMLQGRLQLGASLTIGEYVLPRMLGPFALQYPDISIVMKVMNTTQIMDDILKHQLNFGLIEAPVHHPDMIVEPVMQDELKLIVPAGHDLAKRSKVNIEDVMNYPFVLREKGSGTRQVMEDQLQKKKIDPQDMNVVMELGSTGAVKSAVEAGVGITMLSPSSVQHELALGLVHIVDIRGLEFKRQFYAIHLKSSLLPLSAVAFLNYLRQQEQPKSVHKTGKA; translated from the coding sequence ATGAATTTTCACCAATTGCATATTTTTTATACGGTAGCAGAGAAGGGGAGTTTCTCGGCTGCTGCACAAGCATTACATATGACTCAACCGGCAGTAACGATGCAGATTCAATCATTGGAGGACTATTTTGGGACAAAGTTACTACATCGTTCCACCAAAAAAATAGAATTATCCGAGGCTGGCCGGACTTTATTACCTCATGCGAAACGGAGTGTAGAGTTGGTCAGACAGACGGACGAAGCGATGTCGGCGTTTACCCAGATGTTACAGGGCAGACTCCAGCTGGGAGCCAGCTTAACGATTGGGGAATATGTGCTTCCACGCATGCTCGGACCATTTGCGCTTCAATATCCGGACATTTCAATTGTCATGAAAGTGATGAATACAACGCAAATTATGGATGATATATTGAAGCACCAGCTTAATTTTGGTCTGATTGAAGCGCCAGTGCACCACCCGGACATGATTGTGGAGCCTGTCATGCAGGACGAGCTGAAACTGATTGTACCTGCCGGACATGATTTGGCTAAGCGTAGCAAAGTGAATATTGAGGATGTAATGAATTATCCTTTTGTGCTGCGTGAGAAGGGCTCGGGTACTCGTCAGGTGATGGAAGACCAATTGCAAAAGAAAAAGATTGATCCACAGGATATGAATGTTGTGATGGAACTTGGCAGTACAGGAGCGGTAAAATCGGCCGTGGAGGCAGGGGTAGGTATTACGATGTTATCTCCTTCTTCGGTGCAGCATGAACTGGCTCTGGGACTTGTTCATATTGTGGATATCCGCGGACTCGAATTCAAAAGGCAGTTCTATGCCATCCATCTAAAATCGTCCTTGTTGCCCCTGTCAGCAGTCGCTTTCCTGAATTATCTGCGTCAGCAGGAGCAGCCTAAGTCGGTACATAAGACGGGGAAGGCATAA
- a CDS encoding NFACT family protein: protein MALDGIVTRAIVHELQGCIGGRISKIHQPNGHDVVLTLRAQRGNSKLLVSASPTYPRVHFTEKTFLNPTEAPMFCMLLRKHCEGAIIEEIRQIGMERIIHINVRQRDELGDVSVKRIIIELMGRHSNIILLDPVTETILDGIHHVTPSISSYRVIMPGFAYTAPPEQHKSNPLEVSRTAFEDSYHAAEEEASRWLVNSFSGLSPLIAGEIAARGIAAEGTVSTQAVVEGESRVEAGALWNAFEAVMGPVRDHIYTPVTGTNAKGKMIFSAVHLQSIQELEKTYDTMSKCMEDYYGDKAERDTVKQRVSDLLRFLQNERSKNIKKLDNLNKDLLEADDADKFRLWGELLFASLHQVHKGDKSVELVNFYDEDQANITIQLDPLLTPSDNAQRYFKRYNKYKNSLAVIHEQLGKTKDEIDYLDNLLQQLSIASMNDIEEIRDELVQQGYLRDRNKKGKKKKKSDRPTVHQFTSSEGIDILVGKNNLQNEYVTNRLASSNDTWLHTKDIPGSHVVIRSTDFGEATLEEAAQLAAYFSQAKESSSVPVDYTFIRHVRKPSGAKPGFVIYDHQKTLFVTPNDELIKSLPSTIKNG, encoded by the coding sequence ATGGCATTGGACGGCATCGTAACACGGGCCATTGTTCATGAACTGCAAGGCTGCATTGGTGGACGTATCAGCAAAATCCATCAGCCGAATGGTCATGACGTAGTTCTCACACTACGTGCTCAGCGCGGTAATAGTAAATTGCTTGTTTCGGCAAGCCCAACCTATCCCCGTGTGCATTTTACGGAAAAGACATTCCTTAACCCTACGGAAGCACCCATGTTCTGCATGCTGCTCCGCAAGCACTGTGAAGGTGCCATCATTGAGGAGATCCGTCAGATTGGCATGGAACGTATTATCCACATCAATGTGCGCCAGCGTGACGAATTGGGGGATGTTTCGGTTAAACGGATCATCATTGAATTGATGGGGCGTCACAGTAATATTATTTTGCTTGATCCTGTTACAGAAACGATTCTGGATGGCATTCATCATGTGACTCCTTCCATCAGTAGCTACCGGGTAATCATGCCTGGATTCGCTTATACTGCCCCACCCGAGCAACATAAAAGTAATCCGCTCGAAGTGAGTCGTACAGCATTCGAGGACAGCTATCATGCCGCTGAGGAAGAGGCATCACGCTGGCTCGTGAACTCCTTTAGCGGTCTTAGCCCGTTAATTGCGGGAGAGATTGCTGCCCGTGGAATTGCAGCTGAAGGTACAGTGAGCACTCAGGCTGTGGTGGAGGGTGAGAGCCGAGTTGAGGCTGGTGCACTGTGGAACGCTTTTGAAGCCGTGATGGGACCTGTCAGAGATCATATCTACACGCCTGTAACCGGAACAAACGCCAAAGGCAAAATGATTTTCTCGGCCGTTCATCTTCAGAGCATTCAGGAGTTGGAGAAAACCTATGACACGATGAGCAAGTGCATGGAGGATTACTACGGAGACAAGGCTGAACGGGACACGGTAAAACAGAGAGTAAGTGATCTGCTCCGTTTTCTGCAGAATGAGCGAAGCAAAAACATCAAAAAGCTGGACAACCTGAACAAGGACCTGCTGGAAGCAGACGATGCGGACAAGTTCAGACTATGGGGCGAGTTGCTTTTTGCCTCCCTGCATCAGGTCCACAAAGGGGACAAGAGCGTGGAGCTTGTGAACTTCTACGATGAAGACCAAGCCAACATTACCATTCAGCTTGATCCACTGCTCACACCGTCTGACAACGCACAACGTTATTTCAAGCGCTATAACAAATACAAGAACAGTCTGGCTGTGATTCATGAGCAGCTTGGCAAAACCAAAGACGAGATTGACTATCTCGATAACCTGTTGCAGCAGCTGTCCATTGCATCCATGAACGATATTGAGGAAATACGGGATGAGCTTGTGCAACAGGGATACCTTCGTGACCGTAACAAGAAGGGTAAAAAGAAGAAGAAAAGCGACCGTCCGACCGTACACCAGTTCACCTCCTCCGAGGGGATTGATATTCTTGTGGGCAAAAACAACCTGCAGAATGAATACGTGACCAACCGTCTCGCTTCTTCCAACGACACCTGGTTGCATACCAAAGACATTCCTGGTTCACATGTCGTTATTCGCAGTACGGACTTTGGTGAAGCTACATTGGAAGAAGCAGCACAGCTTGCTGCCTATTTCAGCCAAGCCAAGGAGTCAAGCAGTGTACCTGTGGATTACACATTTATCCGTCATGTGCGCAAACCAAGTGGTGCGAAGCCAGGTTTTGTGATCTATGATCATCAGAAGACCTTGTTTGTCACGCCAAATGATGAATTGATCAAGAGTCTGCCATCCACGATTAAAAATGGATAA
- a CDS encoding YlbG family protein, producing the protein MFAERTGFIIWVSDLKAARNLEKYGTVHYISRRMHYVVMYVNAERADDTMKNVKRLSYVRKIERSYRNEIKTEYASKTMDKTSFYGI; encoded by the coding sequence ATGTTTGCGGAAAGGACAGGATTCATTATTTGGGTCAGTGATTTGAAAGCTGCCCGTAATCTCGAAAAATATGGCACCGTGCATTATATCTCCCGCCGTATGCATTATGTAGTCATGTATGTTAATGCAGAACGGGCAGATGATACGATGAAAAATGTGAAGCGACTTTCCTATGTGCGCAAGATCGAACGCTCGTATCGTAATGAGATCAAAACCGAGTATGCCAGCAAAACGATGGACAAAACGAGCTTTTACGGAATATAG
- a CDS encoding PHP domain-containing protein, whose product MDQRQGRCDLHTHSQASDGMQPPADNVKLAKQKGLSAVALTDHDTVAGVAEAQQAGKEYDIDVVAGVEISTRAGGKDIHVLGYYVNTEDEQFLQRLRGLREARDERNHLIIAKLQELGLDISWQEVLDELGRPLEPDESIGRPHMADVLVKKGYAVDMRDAFDRYLAEGKPGFVSVPRVAPKDACEWIRAAGGAAVIAHPGLYEDDELVRRIIEDCRPDGLEVFHSDHEPEDERRYAEMAKGYGLIETGGSDYHGERQGVVFHGDLGSKTVTVDVLERLKAAASQQYGV is encoded by the coding sequence ATGGATCAGCGCCAAGGACGCTGTGATCTTCATACACATAGTCAGGCTTCCGATGGAATGCAGCCACCTGCTGATAATGTGAAGCTTGCCAAACAAAAAGGGCTATCTGCGGTTGCCCTAACGGACCATGATACAGTAGCTGGTGTAGCGGAAGCACAACAAGCGGGAAAAGAGTACGATATTGATGTTGTTGCCGGAGTGGAGATCAGCACTCGGGCTGGTGGGAAAGATATTCATGTGCTCGGGTATTATGTGAATACAGAGGATGAGCAGTTCCTGCAACGGTTGCGCGGATTACGAGAAGCTCGAGATGAGCGGAATCATCTGATTATCGCCAAGTTGCAAGAACTCGGGCTTGATATAAGCTGGCAGGAGGTACTGGATGAGCTGGGACGACCACTAGAGCCTGACGAGAGTATCGGTAGACCCCATATGGCTGATGTACTGGTGAAGAAGGGATATGCTGTCGACATGCGGGATGCATTCGATCGATATCTTGCTGAAGGCAAGCCTGGCTTCGTGTCTGTACCCCGCGTTGCGCCGAAGGATGCGTGCGAATGGATCAGAGCCGCAGGTGGAGCCGCTGTAATTGCCCATCCGGGTCTCTATGAAGATGATGAATTGGTACGGCGTATCATTGAGGACTGCCGTCCAGATGGACTCGAAGTATTTCATTCGGACCATGAACCGGAAGATGAGCGCAGATACGCCGAGATGGCTAAGGGTTATGGGTTAATCGAGACTGGCGGATCAGATTATCATGGGGAACGGCAAGGTGTCGTTTTCCACGGGGATCTGGGTAGCAAGACCGTAACGGTTGATGTGTTGGAAAGGCTGAAGGCAGCTGCCTCACAGCAATATGGAGTATAA
- a CDS encoding YlbF family regulator → MSVAEMNTVDMAQVLTGAYELGDMINQSAEVSDYLYWKQQVETTPEIQMGIRKLNAKKELFEETQRFGHFHPDYHAAKDQVKALEQELENFEAVIRFKQAEKSLDDMLFQMSETIAFAVSTTIKVPSNDPNPKGGCGSGGKCGCS, encoded by the coding sequence ATGAGCGTAGCGGAAATGAACACGGTCGATATGGCCCAAGTGTTAACGGGCGCATATGAACTGGGCGACATGATTAACCAATCTGCCGAAGTATCGGATTATTTATATTGGAAGCAGCAAGTCGAGACTACCCCTGAGATTCAGATGGGGATTCGGAAGCTGAATGCCAAGAAGGAATTGTTTGAAGAAACACAGCGTTTCGGTCATTTTCACCCGGATTATCATGCAGCAAAAGACCAGGTGAAGGCTTTGGAACAGGAGTTGGAAAATTTTGAGGCGGTAATCCGCTTCAAACAGGCAGAGAAGTCCCTGGATGATATGTTATTCCAGATGTCAGAGACCATTGCATTTGCAGTGTCAACGACCATTAAGGTACCGAGCAATGACCCGAATCCGAAGGGCGGCTGCGGTAGTGGCGGCAAGTGTGGTTGCAGTTAA
- a CDS encoding GNAT family N-acetyltransferase: MTLHIRETQPDDLKPLMALMHDYVVGFYNNPWPGDQSIQLLINNLLNQQIGAQFVAEENGKLIGFSTLFFTYSTMKAERVAIMNDLFVTETFREGEAEAKLFAHCQQYTRDHGCAYMSWITAVTNERAQQLFERLGATRGAWVNYSIT, translated from the coding sequence ATGACCCTACATATCAGAGAAACTCAACCTGATGATCTGAAACCCCTGATGGCATTAATGCATGACTATGTGGTGGGATTCTACAACAACCCCTGGCCTGGTGATCAATCCATCCAGCTTTTGATTAATAACCTGCTTAATCAGCAGATCGGTGCTCAATTCGTGGCAGAAGAGAACGGGAAGCTTATCGGATTTTCCACCCTCTTCTTTACTTACAGCACGATGAAAGCAGAACGTGTCGCCATCATGAATGACCTATTTGTTACGGAAACATTCAGAGAAGGCGAAGCAGAAGCCAAATTATTTGCACACTGTCAGCAATATACACGTGACCATGGATGTGCATATATGTCTTGGATCACAGCAGTGACCAATGAGCGAGCACAGCAATTATTCGAACGTCTTGGGGCTACACGCGGCGCTTGGGTCAACTATTCGATTACATAA